In Melitaea cinxia chromosome Z, ilMelCinx1.1, whole genome shotgun sequence, a single window of DNA contains:
- the LOC123668830 gene encoding zinc finger protein 658B-like — protein MALQNTNFKMQDLCRTCLSKEIEMLSVFEIRLGTLTLDSIITSITGIKIKQDDGLPSTICVICKEKATSAYEFKSRTQEADNTLRGFLKTEKIEQNCSDDSFIYESNVVEVKTEQFARDNHDDYIDLDLNLTFTNESETYNNVDTVKYEADGQCKDTFLSEQTTDENLNDEIKNKYLVSGHTSESESTYCPVCGASFTNSDDLTKHAWNYHADILGPKKRGRPKKLLTSTLLSKLSENGYSPKYLEDPRHNCVFCKKEFKTKDDLILHQEQHKEVKVTSCLLCKKVYHDIEDFNRHNCVVLPGGVKQDEPPDAPGEERKINSSSEVQLLLHTSNVCQNSAGVDACEKCGTLFVSSDELSKHRDSEHPELSVRCHLCDKVFATLKSAARHRTVCARVERSFACSSCDLRFAHEVSLNKHILRDHTGQSVSVRFMDRDRTPPQHRCDICNRRFYRKDLLARHANVHKTVDKSFECDICNKKFHRRDNLRTHMRIHNNTGSGAKGNSSSASLCLYCGRSFSNSSNLIVHMRRHTGEKPYKCDFCGKGFPRSSDLQCHRRSHTGEKPCVCGVCGKAFARSNKLSRHMRVHTGMKPYKCSYCEKAFSQSNDLKLHVRRHTGDKPYVCELCGDRFIQGTALHNHRRAHGHFPPAPAPASSAPLAYTLQGITQTH, from the exons atggCTTTGCAAAATACTAATTTCAAAATGCAAGACTTATGTCGAACTTGTTTATCTAAAGAAATAGAAATGCTATCAGTCTTCGAAATACGTTTGGGAACTCTCACACTGGATAGTATAATCACTTCAATTACAGGAATAAAG ataaaacaaGATGACGGGTTGCCATCAACAATATGTGTCATCTGTAAGGAGAAAGCAACTAGTGCATATGAATTTAAGTCACGCACACAAGAAGCTGACAATACATTGAGAGGGTTTCTAAAGACAGAAAAAATTGAGCAAAATTGTAGTGATGATAGTTTTATATATGAG TCCAATGTAGTCGAGGTGAAGACTGAACAATTTGCAAGAGACAATCACGATGATTACATAGACTTGGATCTCAATCTGACCTTTACTAATGAGTCTGAAACATACAATAATGTAG ATACAGTCAAGTATGAAGCGGATGGACAGTGTAAAGATACATTCCTGTCTGAACAGACAACtgatgaaaatttaaatgatgagattaaaaacaagtatttaGTTAgtg GACACACTAGTGAGTCAGAGAGCACGTATTGTCCTGTTTGTGGCGCTAGTTTTACGAACTCCGATGACCTTACGAAACACGCATGGAACTATCACGCTGATATTTTGGGACCAAAAAAACGAGGGCGTCCGAAGAAGCTACTCACCAGC ACATTGCTCAGCAAATTATCTGAAAATGGATATAGCCCTAAGTATTTAGAAGATCCAAGACATAACTGTGTATTCTGTAAAAAAGAGTTTAAAACCAAAGATGATTTAATTTTACACCAGGAACAGCACAAAG AAGTAAAAGTAACAAGTTGTTTGCTTTGTAAAAAAGTTTATCACGACATAGAAGATTTTAATCGACACAATTGCGTGGTACTTCCTGGTGGGGTTAAACAA gATGAACCACCAGATGCTCCAGGAGAGGAACGAAAGATTAATTCATCTTCTGAAGTACAGCTGC TGTTACATACATCAAACGTTTGTCAGAACTCTGCCGGTGTTGACGCTTGTGAAAAATGTGGAACCCTGTTTGTATCAAGTGATGAACTCAGCAAACACCGTGACAGCGAACATCCAGAATTATCTGTAAGGTGTCATCTCTGCGATAAG GTATTCGCGACGCTGAAGAGTGCAGCTCGACACAGGACTGTGTGTGCTCGTGTGGAACGTTCGTTCGCATGCTCGTCTTGTGATTTGCGGTTCGCCCATGAAGTCTCTCTTAATAAACATATCCTCCGTGACCATACTGGCCAGAGTGTGTCTGTCCGCTTCATGGATCGCGACCGTACGCCGCCTCAGCACAGGTGCGATATCTGCAACAGACGGTTCTATAG AAAAGACTTGTTGGCAAGACATGCGAACGTACACAAGACGGTGGATAAAAGCTTTGAATGTGACATTTGCAATAAAAAGTTTCATAGAAGGGATAACCTTAg GACACACATGCGTATTCATAACAATACGGGCTCTGGCGCCAAAGGAAATAGCAGCAGTGCCAGCCTGTGCTTATACTGCGGACGAAGCTTCTCGAACTCTTCCAACCTCATTGTACACATGCGCAGGCACACCGGGGAGAAACCGTACAAATGTGATTTCTGTGGCAAAG GTTTCCCTCGTTCATCTGATCTGCAGTGTCATCGCAGGTCACACACTGGTGAGAAGCCTTGCGTATGCGGCGTGTGTGGCAAAG CTTTCGCTCGCAGTAACAAGCTGTCGCGGCATATGCGCGTACACACTGGTATGAAGCCTTACAAGTGTTCGTACTGCGAGAAGGCCTTCTCGCAGAGCAACGACCTCAAGCTCCATGTACGGCGCCACACAGGCGACAAGCCTTATGTCTGTGAACTGTGTGGAGATCGGTTCATACAG GGGACGGCTCTTCACAACCACAGACGCGCGCACGGGCACTTTCCTCCTGCGCCCGCACCAGCGTCGTCCGCGCCCCTCGCTTACACTCTACAAGGAATCACACAGACACACTGA